Proteins found in one Takifugu rubripes chromosome 15, fTakRub1.2, whole genome shotgun sequence genomic segment:
- the LOC101077726 gene encoding calpain-5-like: MFSSAAPYKNQHYHDLKKDCIKDQKLFEDPEFPATSSSLYFRKPPPGFVEWKRPGEICQEPYLFVEGISSHDLNQGVVGNCWFVAACSCLALKPNLWKKVIPDHKEQEWDHKHPAEYAGIFHFQFWVFGEWVDVVVDDRLPTINGELIYCHSKENNEFWSALVEKAYAKLAGCYESLEGGNTGDAVVDFSGAVSELVSLEEGAFYKDQKKEEQLFEDLLKVYDRGGIISCSIKAEPHEIELKMSNGLVKGHAYSVTAVKKVRLGHGLLAYFQNETIPLIRMRNPWGKTEWKGAWSDSSEEWSKVGDTERGNLGITVADDGEFWMSFTDWCKFFTEADVCRLINTSMISVHKTWHEVVHFGSWTKNAEPLLNRCGGCSNHRQTFLQNPQYLFDITKEADEVLISLQQKDLKSLRKVGQGENLTIGFSVFKVELNRKYRMHDILTQESVVTSTYINARSVFLRATLPLGRYIIFPTTFRPLTLGDFMLRVFTDVESGCRELIQDKPKIKCWSSFFGYPQVVTHVYVHGAEGLQNQDSSGGADPYVIIHCEGQSVRSTIKTDTLQPEFKTSGVFYRKKPRKPITVEVWNSNAVKDEFMGQVVLSGSLKDSSGPQKLQLRKGGRNAADEMPGTIGLRIVTATQLTVI, translated from the exons ATGTTCTCCTCGGCCGCCCCGTACAAGAACCAGCACTATCACGATCTGAAGAAGGACTGCATCAAGGATCAGAAGCTGTTTGAAGACCCAGAGTTTCCAGCAACCAGCTCGTCGCTGTATTTTAGGAAACCGCCTCCGGGGTTTGTCGAGTGGAAGCGACCAGGG GAGATATGCCAGGAACCCTATCTGTTTGTGGAAGGTATCAGCTCTCATGACCTGAACCAGGGAGTTGTGGGAAACTGCTGGTTTGTTGCTGCCTGCTCCTGTTTGGCTCTGAAGCCAAACCTGTGGAAGAAG GTGATTCCTGACCACAAGGAGCAGGAGTGGGACCACAAACACCCGGCAGAGTATGCGGGGATCTTCCACTTTCAGTTCTGGGTGTTTGGCGAGTGGGTGGACGTGGTGGTCGACGACCGGCTGCCCACCATCAACGGCGAGCTCATCTACTGTCACTCAAAGGAAAACAACGAATTCTGGAGCGCTCTGGTGGAGAAGGCCTACGCCAA GCTGGCCGGATGCTATGAATCCCTGGAGGGGGGAAACACTGGAGATGCCGTGGTGGATTTCAGCGGCGCTGTGAGTGAGCTCGTCAGCCTGGAGGAAGGAGCTTTCTACAAGGATCAGaaaaaggaggagcagctgtttgAGGATCTCCTGAAGGTTTACGACCGTGGAGGAATCATAAGCTGCTCCATTAAG GCAGAGCCTCATGAAATTGAGCTGAAGATGAGCAACGGGCTGGTGAAAGGCCACGCGTACTCCGTAACGGCGGTGAAGAAGGTGCGTCTGGGCCACGGGCTGCTGGCGTACTTCCAGAATGAGACCATCCCATTGATCAGAATGAGGAACCCCTGGGGAAAAACGGAGTGGAAAGGAGCCTGGAGTGACAG cTCTGAAGAATGGTCAAAGGTCGGCGACACAGAGAGAGGCAACCTTGGCATCACAGTAGCAGACGACGGAGAGTTCTG GATGTCGTTCACGGACTGGTGCAAGTTCTTCACAGAAGCGGACGTCTGCCGCCTCATCAACACATCCATGATCAGCGTTCACAAGACCTGGCACGAGGTGGTGCACTTTGGCAGCTGGACCAAAAACGCGGAGCCCCTGTTGAACCGCTGCGGCGGCTGCTCAAACCACCGGCAGACGTTCCTGCAGAACCCACAG TACCTGTTCGACATCACGAAAGAGGCCGATGAAGTGCTGATCTCGCTGCAGCAGAAAGACCTGAAGAGCCTGAGAAAGGTCGGCCAAGGAGAGAATCTAACCATCGGTTTCAGCGTCTTTAAG GTGGAGCTCAACCGTAAGTACCGGATGCATGACATCTTGACCCAGGAGTCCGTGGTGACATCCACCTACATCAACGCTCGCTCCGTGTTCCTGAGAGCCACGCTCCCTCTGGGTCGCTACATCATCTTCCCCACCACCTTCAGGCCTCTGACCCTGGGAGATTTCATGCTCCGAGTTTTCACAGATGTGGAATCGGGCTGTAG GGAGCTGATACAGGATAAACCAAAAATCAAATGTTGGAGTTCCTTCTTTGGGTACCCGCAAGTTGTGACGCACGTGTACGTGCACGGAGCTGAGGGGCTGCAGAACCAGGACAGTTCGGGAG GCGCCGACCCGTACGTCATCATCCACTGTGAGGGACAGTCGGTCAGATCCACCATCAAGACGGACACCTTGCAACCAGAGTTCAAGACCAGCGGCGTTTTCTATCGGAAGAAGCCCAGAAAACCCATAACTGTGGAG GTGTGGAACAGTAACGCAGTGAAGGATGAGTTCATGGGCCAGGTGGTGTTGTCCGGGTCGTTGAAGGACTCCTCAGGCCCACAGAAGCTTCAGCTGAGGAAAGGGGGGCGAAACGCGGCTGACGAGATGCCCGGAACCATCGGCCTGAGGATTGTCACGGCAACGCAGCTCACCGTCATATGA
- the LOC101070991 gene encoding serine/threonine-protein kinase PAK 3 isoform X1: MSDSVDIEEKPPAPPLRMNSSSRDSSSLNHASKPLPMAPEEKNKKVRLRSIFPGGDKTNKKKEKERPEISLPSDFEHTIHVGFDAVTGEFTGIPEQWARLLQTSNITKLEQKKNPQAVLDVLKFYDSKETVNNQKYMSFTSGDKSAHGYIAANNLNRLLSSGPPVSLRTCSALFDKAAKTSSSEPPIAPPVSEEEDEEEEDEEEEDEEEEDEDELPPVIAPRPEHTKSIYTRSVMDLPKPPTPVKEVSTPPESQVQPENTSNTMYRHTDRQRKKSKMTDEEILERLRSIVSVGDPKKKYTRFEKIGQGASGTVYTAIDIATGQEVAIKQMNLQQQPKKELIINEILVMRENKNSNIVNYLDSYLVGDELWVVMEYLAGGSLTDVVTETCMDEGQIAAVCRECLQALDFLHSNQVIHRDIKSDNILLGMDGSVKLTDFGFCAQITPEQNKRSTMVGTPYWMAPEVVTRKAYGPKVDIWSLGIMAIEMVEGEPPYLNENPLRALYLIATNGTPELQNPERLSSVFRDFLNRCLEMDVDRRGSAKELLQHSFLKLAKPLSSLTPLIVAAKEAIKNSSR, from the exons ATGTCTGATAGTGTCGATATTGAAGAGAAACCACCAGCCCCCCCCTTGAGAATGAACAGTAGTTCCCGAGACTCTTCATCACTGAATCACGCCTCCAAACCGCTTCCAATGGCTCccgaagagaaaaacaagaaagtcCGACTGCGCTCCATTTTCCCCGGGGGAGACAAGA CAAataagaagaaggagaaggaacgTCCCGAAATATCGCTGCCTTCAGACTTTGAACACACCATTCATGTCGGCTTTGACGCTGTAACAGGAGAATTCACC GGCATCCCAGAACAGTGGGCCCGGCTCCTGCAGACCTCCAACATCACCAAGTTGGAACAGAAGAAGAACCCACAGGCCGTGCTTGACGTCCTAAAGTTCTACGACTCCAAAGAGACTGTGAACAACCAGAAGTACATGAGCTTCACCTCAGGAG ACAAGTCTGCTCATGGATATATAGCCGCAAACAATCTG AACCGACTGCTGTCCTCTGGGCCTCCCGTCAGCCTTAGAACCTGCAGCGCGTTATTTGACAAG GCTGCCAAGACATCATCGTCGGAGCCCCCCATTGCCCCACCTGTgtcagaagaggaggatgaggaagaagaggacgaagaggaggaggacgaagaggaggaggatgaggacgagcTGCCACCGGTCATCGCCCCTCGACCAGAACACACCAAATCT ATCTACACACGCTCCGTCATGGACCTGCcaaagccccccacccccgtgaAAGAGGTGTCGACGCCCCCCGAGTCGCAGGTTCAACCAGAGAACACGTCTAACACGATGTATCGCCACACTGACCGCCAGCGAAAGAAGTCCAAGATGACGGACGAGGAGATTCTGGAAAGACTCC GGAGTATCGTGAGTGTGGGGGATCCCAAAAAGAAGTACACGCGCTTCGAGAAAATAGGCCAAGG GGCGTCCGGCACCGTGTACACCGCCATCGACATAGCAACCGGCCAAGAG GTTGCCATCAAGCAaatgaacctgcagcagcagcccaagAAAGAGCTGATCATCAACGAGATCCTGGTGATGAGGGAAAACAAAAACTCCAACATAGTGAactacctggacag TTATTTGGTAGGAGATGAGCTGTGGGTGGTGATGGAGTACTTGGCAGGCGGCTCTCTCACAGATGTAGTGACTGAGACCTGCATGGATGAGGGCCAGATTGCTGCAGTGTGCAGAGAG TGTCTTCAAGCCCTAGACTTCCTACATTCCAACCAGGTGATTCACCGAGATATAAAAAGTGACAACATCCTCTTAGGAATGGACGGATCCGTCAAGCTCA cCGATTTTGGCTTCTGTGCTCAGATCACGCCAGAGCAGAACAAGCGCAGTACGATGGTGGGAACACCATACTGGATGGCCCCAGAGGTGGTGACTCGGAAGGCTTATGGCCCGAAAGTAGATATCTGGTCTCTGGGAATAATGGCAATAGAGATGGTGGAGGGAGAACCACCCTATCTGAACGAGAACCCGCTTAGG gcATTGTACCTGATAGCTACCAATGGGACACCAGAACTGCAAAACCCAGAGAGGCTTTCATCTGTGTTCAGGGACTTTCTCAACCGCTGTCTGGAGATGGATGTGGACCGCAGAGGCTCTGCCAAGGAGCTGCTCCAG catTCCTTCCTGAAGCTGGCGAAGCCTCTCTCCAGCCTGACACCTCTGATTGTAGCTGCAAAGGAAGCCATAAAGAACAGCAGTCGTTAG
- the LOC101070991 gene encoding serine/threonine-protein kinase PAK 3 isoform X2 gives MSDSVDIEEKPPAPPLRMNSSSRDSSSLNHASKPLPMAPEEKNKKVRLRSIFPGGDKTNKKKEKERPEISLPSDFEHTIHVGFDAVTGEFTGIPEQWARLLQTSNITKLEQKKNPQAVLDVLKFYDSKETVNNQKYMSFTSGDKSAHGYIAANNLAAKTSSSEPPIAPPVSEEEDEEEEDEEEEDEEEEDEDELPPVIAPRPEHTKSIYTRSVMDLPKPPTPVKEVSTPPESQVQPENTSNTMYRHTDRQRKKSKMTDEEILERLRSIVSVGDPKKKYTRFEKIGQGASGTVYTAIDIATGQEVAIKQMNLQQQPKKELIINEILVMRENKNSNIVNYLDSYLVGDELWVVMEYLAGGSLTDVVTETCMDEGQIAAVCRECLQALDFLHSNQVIHRDIKSDNILLGMDGSVKLTDFGFCAQITPEQNKRSTMVGTPYWMAPEVVTRKAYGPKVDIWSLGIMAIEMVEGEPPYLNENPLRALYLIATNGTPELQNPERLSSVFRDFLNRCLEMDVDRRGSAKELLQHSFLKLAKPLSSLTPLIVAAKEAIKNSSR, from the exons ATGTCTGATAGTGTCGATATTGAAGAGAAACCACCAGCCCCCCCCTTGAGAATGAACAGTAGTTCCCGAGACTCTTCATCACTGAATCACGCCTCCAAACCGCTTCCAATGGCTCccgaagagaaaaacaagaaagtcCGACTGCGCTCCATTTTCCCCGGGGGAGACAAGA CAAataagaagaaggagaaggaacgTCCCGAAATATCGCTGCCTTCAGACTTTGAACACACCATTCATGTCGGCTTTGACGCTGTAACAGGAGAATTCACC GGCATCCCAGAACAGTGGGCCCGGCTCCTGCAGACCTCCAACATCACCAAGTTGGAACAGAAGAAGAACCCACAGGCCGTGCTTGACGTCCTAAAGTTCTACGACTCCAAAGAGACTGTGAACAACCAGAAGTACATGAGCTTCACCTCAGGAG ACAAGTCTGCTCATGGATATATAGCCGCAAACAATCTG GCTGCCAAGACATCATCGTCGGAGCCCCCCATTGCCCCACCTGTgtcagaagaggaggatgaggaagaagaggacgaagaggaggaggacgaagaggaggaggatgaggacgagcTGCCACCGGTCATCGCCCCTCGACCAGAACACACCAAATCT ATCTACACACGCTCCGTCATGGACCTGCcaaagccccccacccccgtgaAAGAGGTGTCGACGCCCCCCGAGTCGCAGGTTCAACCAGAGAACACGTCTAACACGATGTATCGCCACACTGACCGCCAGCGAAAGAAGTCCAAGATGACGGACGAGGAGATTCTGGAAAGACTCC GGAGTATCGTGAGTGTGGGGGATCCCAAAAAGAAGTACACGCGCTTCGAGAAAATAGGCCAAGG GGCGTCCGGCACCGTGTACACCGCCATCGACATAGCAACCGGCCAAGAG GTTGCCATCAAGCAaatgaacctgcagcagcagcccaagAAAGAGCTGATCATCAACGAGATCCTGGTGATGAGGGAAAACAAAAACTCCAACATAGTGAactacctggacag TTATTTGGTAGGAGATGAGCTGTGGGTGGTGATGGAGTACTTGGCAGGCGGCTCTCTCACAGATGTAGTGACTGAGACCTGCATGGATGAGGGCCAGATTGCTGCAGTGTGCAGAGAG TGTCTTCAAGCCCTAGACTTCCTACATTCCAACCAGGTGATTCACCGAGATATAAAAAGTGACAACATCCTCTTAGGAATGGACGGATCCGTCAAGCTCA cCGATTTTGGCTTCTGTGCTCAGATCACGCCAGAGCAGAACAAGCGCAGTACGATGGTGGGAACACCATACTGGATGGCCCCAGAGGTGGTGACTCGGAAGGCTTATGGCCCGAAAGTAGATATCTGGTCTCTGGGAATAATGGCAATAGAGATGGTGGAGGGAGAACCACCCTATCTGAACGAGAACCCGCTTAGG gcATTGTACCTGATAGCTACCAATGGGACACCAGAACTGCAAAACCCAGAGAGGCTTTCATCTGTGTTCAGGGACTTTCTCAACCGCTGTCTGGAGATGGATGTGGACCGCAGAGGCTCTGCCAAGGAGCTGCTCCAG catTCCTTCCTGAAGCTGGCGAAGCCTCTCTCCAGCCTGACACCTCTGATTGTAGCTGCAAAGGAAGCCATAAAGAACAGCAGTCGTTAG